The Desulfomonilaceae bacterium genome has a segment encoding these proteins:
- a CDS encoding 50S ribosomal protein L11 methyltransferase has translation MPETWITLEIEVSNQASDSVSNFLLDIGAGGCVIEDLNLDLVKVVGYLKTEQWHASKEKTETFLKSLKVFFPFIQEPMIHISPLKQENWAIAWQDRFKPMKIGVRLIVAPPWDQPEETENKIVIIIEPAEAFGTGTHETTQGCLILLEQTIEKVVRDSRGCSVLDIGCGSGILALAAVKLGAAPVIAVDSDPVAVYSAKKNAGLNGVAELIEIKLSSLAQLSRSADVVTANLDFRSLVDAAPKLAELSRKYLIIAGVTRTDWDEMKRTFRETGLKLEKEIVDKEWGSGLFSHV, from the coding sequence ATGCCGGAGACTTGGATCACATTGGAAATAGAGGTTTCGAATCAGGCGTCTGACTCGGTGTCGAATTTTCTTTTAGATATCGGCGCAGGTGGTTGCGTGATCGAAGATCTAAACCTGGATCTCGTAAAGGTTGTGGGCTATCTCAAGACTGAGCAGTGGCACGCATCAAAGGAGAAAACGGAAACCTTTCTTAAGAGCCTAAAGGTCTTTTTCCCTTTTATCCAGGAACCGATGATTCATATAAGTCCTCTAAAACAGGAAAACTGGGCTATAGCCTGGCAGGACCGATTCAAGCCTATGAAAATAGGAGTAAGATTAATTGTAGCCCCTCCATGGGACCAACCTGAAGAAACCGAAAACAAGATTGTAATTATCATCGAACCTGCGGAGGCATTTGGCACAGGCACTCATGAAACTACCCAAGGCTGTTTGATTCTTCTGGAACAAACAATTGAAAAAGTTGTCCGTGACTCGAGAGGCTGTAGCGTGCTCGACATTGGTTGTGGCTCAGGGATTTTGGCTTTAGCCGCTGTGAAATTGGGAGCCGCTCCCGTAATAGCCGTGGATAGCGATCCTGTGGCGGTATATTCCGCCAAAAAGAACGCGGGTCTAAATGGGGTGGCTGAGTTAATCGAAATCAAATTGTCAAGTCTAGCCCAACTTTCCCGTAGCGCAGATGTGGTAACAGCGAATCTGGATTTTCGCTCATTAGTTGACGCAGCCCCGAAGTTGGCGGAGCTTTCCCGGAAATATTTGATAATTGCAGGTGTCACCAGAACGGATTGGGATGAAATGAAAAGAACATTCCGTGAAACAGGACTGAAGCTTGAAAAAGAAATTGTGGACAAAGAATGGGGTTCCGGCCTGTTTTCTCATGTCTGA
- the mtnA gene encoding S-methyl-5-thioribose-1-phosphate isomerase → MQDPFRTIEWRENHIRLLDQTLLPREEKYLEIYDVDVLCDAIKKLSVRGAPAIGVAAAMGVALGMLEVGIDRAKDAPNHFEHVCSKIGKTRPTAVNLFWALERMKNVFYTNRGSTLPNIQAILVQEAVSIEAEDRRLCELIGMHGQGLFKDGDVILTHCNAGGLATAGYGTALGVIRAAFETGKKIRVYADETRPLNQGSRITAWELMKLGIPVTVITDNAAGAIMQSGEITKAIVGADRIAANGDTANKIGTYSVAVLASRHAIPFYVAAPLSTIDISLSSGKFIPIEERDPIEVTSICGVPVAPEGVAARNIAFDVTPAELISGIITEKGIATKPFTDSIAILFS, encoded by the coding sequence GTGCAAGACCCTTTTAGAACTATAGAATGGCGGGAAAACCATATAAGACTTCTTGATCAGACATTGCTGCCCAGGGAAGAAAAGTATCTCGAAATATATGATGTTGATGTTCTCTGCGACGCTATAAAGAAGCTCTCGGTGCGTGGCGCGCCTGCCATAGGTGTCGCGGCGGCCATGGGGGTAGCTCTGGGTATGTTGGAAGTCGGAATCGACAGGGCTAAAGACGCGCCTAATCATTTTGAACATGTCTGTTCTAAAATTGGCAAGACCCGTCCCACAGCGGTAAATCTCTTTTGGGCGCTGGAACGCATGAAAAATGTCTTTTACACAAACAGGGGATCAACTCTTCCTAATATTCAGGCGATTCTTGTTCAAGAAGCTGTATCAATTGAAGCCGAAGACAGACGGCTGTGTGAGCTTATAGGAATGCACGGCCAAGGTCTGTTCAAGGATGGGGATGTTATTCTGACACATTGCAACGCCGGGGGACTTGCCACCGCTGGTTACGGAACCGCATTGGGAGTAATCCGAGCCGCTTTTGAAACGGGCAAGAAAATCCGGGTTTATGCTGATGAAACCAGGCCTTTGAATCAGGGATCGAGAATCACTGCGTGGGAGTTAATGAAACTCGGAATACCCGTGACCGTAATTACGGACAATGCCGCAGGGGCAATAATGCAGTCCGGTGAAATAACCAAGGCTATTGTCGGAGCCGACAGGATAGCCGCCAACGGCGATACAGCGAACAAAATAGGCACATACTCTGTAGCAGTACTGGCGAGTCGACATGCTATACCTTTTTATGTCGCGGCCCCCTTGTCTACCATAGACATTTCCTTGTCTTCAGGGAAATTTATACCCATTGAGGAGCGAGATCCGATTGAGGTTACCAGTATTTGTGGAGTTCCCGTGGCCCCTGAAGGTGTAGCGGCAAGAAACATAGCGTTTGACGTCACGCCTGCGGAACTCATTTCCGGTATAATCACTGAAAAAGGGATTGCGACAAAGCCATTTACAGATTCTATCGCTATCCTTTTTTCGTAA
- a CDS encoding nicotinate phosphoribosyltransferase: protein MNLSILDQKTKNKIDALQIVDATSGKTISSSDAGPVINSLRRENLTLDTDLYELTMSAGYRLLGRGNYQACFDLYYRQNPDDGGFCVFSGLESVISYINNLAIYPDDIEYLASTGIFSEEALEALASGVSFSGDVWAVPEGTLVFPNEPLIRVVGPIAEAQILETTLLALVGHQTLIATKAARLCTAAKGDPVVDFGTRRAHGTQAALYGARAAYIGGCDGTSNVKSGKLFGIPVRGTHAHSWVESFENEIEAFRGFGRVFPDNCVLLVDTYDTIQGIRNAIQVGRELDLKGKRLSGVRIDSGDLAYYSKVARQMLNDAGFGETKILASSDLDEWLIESLKQQGAQIDIWCVGTRLMTSYQTPALGVVYKLMAVDRGDGKLTPRIKISHNPNKVTNPGIKKIFRFFNGGNRMIGDLLTQIDEPIPHSRPIMAHHPMYDYMKKVYKPPFKTMELMVPIFRNGRQVYKCPPLLEIRTRALQQLEALEQEFKRFSNPHIYKVSLSEKLYRVKKNLLSFHREKLKAEKKRLKIP from the coding sequence ATGAATCTATCAATTTTAGATCAGAAGACAAAGAATAAAATAGACGCGTTGCAAATAGTGGACGCAACTTCCGGAAAAACTATCTCTTCATCGGATGCCGGTCCTGTCATAAATTCGCTGAGAAGGGAAAACCTAACACTTGATACGGATCTCTACGAACTGACCATGTCGGCGGGTTACCGTCTACTCGGGCGAGGCAATTACCAGGCGTGTTTTGATTTGTATTACAGGCAAAATCCCGATGACGGGGGGTTTTGTGTGTTCTCAGGACTGGAAAGTGTCATCAGCTATATAAACAATCTGGCTATTTATCCTGACGATATTGAATATTTGGCAAGCACTGGAATTTTCTCCGAGGAAGCCCTTGAAGCGCTTGCATCGGGAGTTTCTTTTTCAGGTGACGTGTGGGCTGTGCCAGAGGGAACTCTAGTTTTTCCGAATGAGCCTCTGATTAGAGTCGTGGGGCCAATTGCGGAAGCTCAGATTCTGGAAACCACCTTACTAGCGTTGGTTGGACATCAAACGCTCATAGCCACCAAAGCCGCCAGGCTTTGTACGGCAGCCAAAGGAGACCCCGTGGTCGATTTTGGCACGAGGAGGGCTCATGGAACACAAGCAGCGCTCTACGGAGCCCGCGCGGCCTATATTGGAGGATGCGACGGGACGTCCAATGTGAAGTCGGGTAAATTATTCGGAATTCCCGTCAGGGGCACTCACGCTCACAGTTGGGTTGAAAGTTTTGAAAATGAGATAGAAGCCTTTAGAGGGTTCGGCCGTGTTTTTCCAGATAATTGTGTCCTACTTGTAGACACTTACGACACAATACAAGGAATCAGAAACGCTATTCAGGTTGGCCGTGAGCTTGACCTAAAGGGTAAGAGACTCAGTGGCGTCAGGATAGATAGCGGCGACCTTGCTTATTACTCCAAAGTCGCCAGACAAATGCTCAACGATGCGGGATTTGGCGAAACAAAAATCCTGGCGAGTAGTGACCTGGATGAATGGTTGATTGAAAGCCTCAAACAACAGGGAGCCCAGATTGACATTTGGTGTGTCGGGACCAGACTCATGACTTCTTATCAAACCCCTGCGTTGGGCGTCGTATACAAACTAATGGCGGTAGATCGCGGAGACGGGAAGCTCACGCCAAGAATCAAGATTTCCCACAATCCGAATAAGGTGACCAACCCGGGTATCAAGAAAATTTTCCGATTCTTCAACGGAGGGAACCGGATGATAGGGGATCTGTTAACTCAGATTGATGAACCGATTCCCCACTCAAGACCGATTATGGCGCATCATCCCATGTACGATTATATGAAAAAGGTTTATAAGCCTCCTTTTAAGACAATGGAGCTTATGGTTCCGATTTTTAGAAATGGTCGGCAAGTTTATAAATGTCCCCCCCTCTTGGAAATCAGAACACGGGCTTTACAGCAATTGGAAGCGCTTGAACAGGAGTTCAAGAGATTTTCCAACCCGCATATATACAAAGTTTCTCTTTCTGA